The genomic window TGTTGACTATGTTGGGAGAAGATTACTGAGGCTCCGCGACCTAGGCTTAGCAATCAAAGAATTCAAGCTCATCATGGACTATGTAGACCATAAGTGCATGGCGCACCATGTTGATCTATGGATGAAGATGGCTATTGAAAGTGGCGGCGAAGTATTACATTTACAGCTTCGCCTCCCTGGTCGCTATGTAGGGAGACACAGTCCGGACAGGTTTTATGAGCTTCCACTCAGTGTCATTGAATCCAAATCACTTACTAAGTTGGTGTTGATGGACGGAATCAGAGTTGGCCAAGCATTCCTCACCCATTCCATCAAGCTTTACTCAGTGAGAATATTGAAACTATGCAATATATTTTTTGGACATGAAGGGATTATAGATCATCTCATTTCTCATTGTCCTCTAATTGAAGATTTAACCGTGATTGATTGTGCTGTCTATAACCCTCCAATCGGAGGAATTCCTCAAGTGTATGAGTTCAGTCTTGTGGAATCACTATTCTTGCATGGTTTACATAAGCTCAAGAAAGTTTATGTTCAAGGAATGCGGGAAGTATATATTGATGCTCCAAATCTTGAGAGCTTACATTGTTGTCTTCAGTATCTAAATACATATTTCAAGCTGAATTTAGATAGTTGCACAAATTTGAGATGGCTGTGCTTATGGAATTTGAAGAACATTGCTATTGGAGACAAATGGTTTCTTGAACTATTTTCTAAATTTCCTTTCCTTGAGAGTTTGGAACTAGACAATTTCTCGATGTCTCAGAGGATTAATATTTCAAGTGCTCAACTCAAGGTCTTGAAGTTATCATACTGCTCTAACTTGGAGGAGCTTAACATTGATGCTCGAAATTTATTATCATTTGCGTATGAGGGAAACAACCAACCTGGTATATCTTTTCAGAAATGTTCTAATCAATTGGAAGTCAATAGTTTTAGCGATGTGGATTTTCGGGACCTTTGTAGCTTGAGGAAATTTGTCCAAAACATTAAACCCCAAAAGATTTGGGCATCAGTCTCCCTCTTTATCTGTCTGTCAATTCTAGTAAGTATATACACTTGCTACATTGGTTCATTCTGCTTTACATATTtgcctattttatttatttgtttgtttgtctGAATTCTGTAGAGTGAACCAGAGCAGGGTGCATTCCAAGTTTCATCTATTCCTCCAACTATTAAACGCTTGGAATTACAGTTTTCCCCGGACTACGAAGCTCTCTATTTCCCTTTTATGAATTACTTGCTTTCAAGTTGCTGCCCGAACTCTATTTCATTTAGTTTTTGCTCTTATGTTCATAGTAAAGCATTCATTGAGGTATGTCATTATCCTCAAATTTTCTGAGTCTTGCATTTACAACGACAACAGTACTTCCATCCCAGCAGTGACTGCATTTGTGTTTATATACTTTATCATCAATATGTTCTTTCTAACGCCGTTTGTTATTTTGAAAAAAACAACAGTTTTTGTATGAGACACTGATGGGAAGAAAGGAAGGGAAGTGCCACTGCAGTTCAAGTAATACAAAATGTTGGTGGCATGCCTTGAAGATTGTCAAGGTTATTTGTACCTTCAAGATTGATGAGAACGCTGATTTTAAGACAATGTTAGATGCATTGCCAACATGTCTTGCTGATGAAAAAATTGGTTTTATCTTAGAATTGTAATCTTTCTATTATCAACTCATATATATTCCTTATTTGGTTTAGTAATTTAGTATGTACTTAAGTAAGTGCTTACATGTATATATCAATGTTCTACAACATTTTCTCTCTTTATAAGGTAACGATAAATGTGAATGTTCATGTTTAGAAATTTATCTTTTTTGCGAAAAAAATAAAGCGATTAATTTATATTC from Arachis ipaensis cultivar K30076 chromosome B09, Araip1.1, whole genome shotgun sequence includes these protein-coding regions:
- the LOC107617628 gene encoding putative F-box/FBD/LRR-repeat protein At1g78840, yielding MDQISGLPEAILHDILARLPDRDSARTSVLSKAWRETWSTFPILSICSDQHFKSQDVTVDNYHSKIDKVVDYVGRRLLRLRDLGLAIKEFKLIMDYVDHKCMAHHVDLWMKMAIESGGEVLHLQLRLPGRYVGRHSPDRFYELPLSVIESKSLTKLVLMDGIRVGQAFLTHSIKLYSVRILKLCNIFFGHEGIIDHLISHCPLIEDLTVIDCAVYNPPIGGIPQVYEFSLVESLFLHGLHKLKKVYVQGMREVYIDAPNLESLHCCLQYLNTYFKLNLDSCTNLRWLCLWNLKNIAIGDKWFLELFSKFPFLESLELDNFSMSQRINISSAQLKVLKLSYCSNLEELNIDARNLLSFAYEGNNQPGISFQKCSNQLEVNSFSDVDFRDLCSLRKFVQNIKPQKIWASVSLFICLSILSEPEQGAFQVSSIPPTIKRLELQFSPDYEALYFPFMNYLLSSCCPNSISFSFCSYVHSKAFIEFLYETLMGRKEGKCHCSSSNTKCWWHALKIVKVICTFKIDENADFKTMLDALPTCLADEKIGFILEL